The following proteins are encoded in a genomic region of Vicia villosa cultivar HV-30 ecotype Madison, WI unplaced genomic scaffold, Vvil1.0 ctg.004187F_1_1, whole genome shotgun sequence:
- the LOC131641865 gene encoding uncharacterized protein LOC131641865 isoform X2, which yields MKQDGVTSPNPKPHSPPPPPAHAASSAGASSPACDPAGEGSRRYKSSADSYMVSASNPSCRPWERCDLLRRLSTFKLAGKLPKVAGPLACAKRGWVNVDVSKIGCELCGAQLDFALPSASSVEADASIEDLSKQLDRGHKINCPWRGNSCPESLVQFPPTSPSALIGGFKDRSDGLLQFYSLPIVSTSAVEQMRITHGPQIDSFIAKLQIQTSGELGCRAETSFTGDQGPRSYSYAQKLISLCGWEPRWLPNVLDCEEQSAESAKNDYTSDPAKGSAPNPASSKKEFSTSSRKDTGDNDVLGSEFNCESRSPLLDCSLCGATVRIWDFLAASRPVHLTPCGTDTPQTSKKMASTRGISAASGINEWAAAEGVEKERTGDRDEATTSHKRILVSNKGLDLNHKMASGPGRYLINVTSTLDHVQCAGEGSSSRNRQPSRSDIGDLEASYESQGPNTRKRRLDDCETRADRAYLRVQQVDSAERTAANHDNDEIRGSQQFSAGPSKRARDTKTLETLQFSSRNPSGAVPSYSVDIQTKAEENTVNQLNPEKDHVINMPSTRDSTHASSVIAMNMVCHSSDDESMESVENSPADVNDVSFPSVDLNETSELNSSYQAQQSAIIQPPLERTGGETGVSSSDACGEVLNTEILTAQARDGPSFGISGGSIGMGASHEAEIHGTDVSVHRGDSLGDAEPIDEVIENQGQVSEFAPNHGHIGDFVPAEISREDPQGDSQAVVSQSTARADSGSKTIASTKVESVESGEKTSCSMGMLGLENGAHPSLSCNAVVCSAYEVSKEEVTQTRKASYIDDGAHPSLSCNAVVCSAYEVSKEEVTQTGKASYIADSEYHESGNLDANILGTPYRDNSSGRVEFDPIKLHNDYCPWVNGDVAAAGCDSRCSTSDAGTTALCGWQLTLEALDSFQSLGHLPVQTLESESAASMCKGDWFTSSQTLLARNSYVRNRGRN from the exons ATGAAGCAGGATGGTGTAACCTCTCCAAATCCCAAACCACattctcctcctcctcctccagcTCATGCTGCAAG CTCTGCCGGAGCGTCATCTCCGGCATGCGACCCCGCCGGAGAAGGTAGCCGGCGCTACAAATCGAGCGCCGATTCGTATATGGTCAGTGCTTCAAATCCTTCATGTAGACCCTGGGAACGGTGCGATTTGCTTCGCCGCCTTTCTACTTTCAAGCTCGCCGGAAAATTGCCAAAG GTTGCTGGTCCTTTGGCTTGTGCTAAGAGAGGGTGGGTGAATGTTGATGTTAGTAAGATTGGGTGTGAGTTGTGTGGTGCTCAGTTGGATTTTGCGTTGCCCTCAGCTTCCTCTGTTGAAG CTGATGCTTCCATTGAGGATCTTTCTAAACAGCTTGATAGAGGACACAAAATCAACTGTCCTTGGAGAGGTAATAGCTGTCCAGAAAGCTTGGTACAATTCCCTCCTACTTCACCTTCAGCTCTTATTGGAGGTTTTAAGGACCGGAGTGATGGACTCTTGCAGTTCTACTCTCTTCCCATTGTATCTACGTCTGCAGTTGAGCAGATGCGGATTACACATGGCCCTCAAATTGATAGTTTTATTGCTAAATTGCAAATTCAGACATCTGGAGAATTGGGGTGCAGAGCAGAAACCAGCTTTACTGGAGACCAGGGTCCTCGTTCATACTCATAC GCTCAAAAGCTTATAAGTCTCTGTGGATGGGAGCCAAGGTGGCTTCCTAATGTGCTTGACTGTGAAGAACAGTCGGCTGAATCTGCTAAAAATGATTACACCTCTGATCCAGCCAAAGGCTCTGCACCAAATCCTGCTTCAAGCAAGAAGGAGTTTTCAACTTCTTCCAGGAAAGATACTGGGGATAATGATGTACTTGGTTCAGAATTTAATTGTGAATCTAGGTCACCTTTGTTAGATTGTAGCTTATGTGGAGCCACAGTTAGAATATGGGATTTCTTAGCTGCCTCCCGCCCAGTTCATTTGACTCCCTGTGGTACTGATACCCCTCAAACAAGCAAGAAAATGGCATCAACACGGGGAATAAGTGCAGCTAGTGGCATCAATGAGTGGGCTGCTGCTGAAGGTGTGGAGAAAGAGAGGACTGGAGACCGTGATGAGGCGACAACATCTCATAAAAGGATATTAGTATCCAATAAAGGTTTGGATTTAAATCATAAAATGGCTAGTGGGCCAGGCCGTTATCTAATCAATGTTACTTCGACCTTAGATCATGTGCAATGTGCTGGTGAAGGAAGCAGTTCAAGGAATAGGCAGCCTTCTAGAAGTGATATTGGTGATCTGGAAGCTTCTTATGAATCACAAGGTCCCAATACACGCAAGCGCAGGTTAGATGATTGTGAAACCAGAGCTGACAGGGCATATCTAAGAGTGCAACAGGTTGATAGTGCCGAAAGAACTGCTGCTAACCATGATAATGATGAAATCAGGGGAAGTCAGCAGTTTTCAGCTGGCCCATCAAAGCGTGCCCGCGATACTAAAACTTTGGAAACACTTCAGTTTTCATCAAGAAATCCTTCTGGTGCTGTACCTAGCTATTCAGTGGATATTCAAACAAAAGCAGAGGAAAACACAGTTAACCAGTTGAACCCTGAAAAGGATCATGTTATCAACATGCCTTCTACTAGAGACTCCACTCATGCTTCTTCTGTTATTGCGATGAATATGGTTTGTCACAGTTCAGATGATGAATCAATGGAAAGtgttgaaaattctcctgcagaTGTTAATGATGTAAGTTTCCCTTCTGTTGATTTGAATGAAACGTCAGAGTTGAATAGCAGTTATCAAGCACAACAAAGTGCTATTATCCAACCACCTTTAGAAAGAACAGGAGGAGAAACAGGTGTTAGCAGTTCAGATGCTTGTGGGGAAGTTTTGAACACAGAGATATTGACTGCACAAGCTAGGGACGGTCCTAGTTTTGGTATTAGTGGCGGAAGTATTGGCATGGGTGCAAGTCACGAGGCTGAAATCCATGGGACTGATGTCTCAGTTCACCGAGGTGATAGTTTGGGCGATGCTGAGCCAATTGACGAGGTCATTGAAAATCAGGGCCAAGTTAGTGAATTTGCACCAAATCATGGACATATTGGTGATTTTGTGCCAGCGGAAATAAGTCGAGAAGATCCTCAAGGGGATAGTCAAGCTGTGGTATCTCAGTCTACTGCAAGGGCTGATAGTGGCTCAAAAACTATAGCTTCAACCAAGGTCGAGTCTGTTGAAAGTGGTGAAAAAACCAGCTGTAGCATGGGGATGCTAGGCCTTGAAAATGGTGCTCATCCGTCCCTTTCTTGCAATGCTGTTGTATGTTCTGCCTATGAAGTGTCCAAGGAAGAAGTTACTCAGACTAGGAAGGCATCTTATATTGATGATGGGGCTCATCCGTCCCTTTCTTGCAATGCTGTTGTATGTTCTGCCTATGAAGTGTCCAAGGAAGAAGTTACTCAGACTGGGAAGGCATCTTATATTGCTGATAGTGAATATCATGAATCAGGCAATTTAGATGCCAATATTTTGG GGACTCCTTACAGAGACAACAGTAGTGGACGTGTTGAATTTGATCCAATCAAATTACATAATGACTACTGTCCTTGGGTGAATGGAGATGTTGCGGCTGCCGGCTGTGATAGTCGTTGTTCCACTTCTGATGCGGGTACAACAGCTCTTTGTGGCTGGCAGCTGACTTTGGAAGCCCTAGATTCTTTCCAGTCACTTGGGCATCTTCCAGTGCAAACTCTGGAATCTGAGTCGGCAGCATCCATGTGCAAG
- the LOC131641865 gene encoding uncharacterized protein LOC131641865 isoform X1, translating into MKQDGVTSPNPKPHSPPPPPAHAASSAGASSPACDPAGEGSRRYKSSADSYMVSASNPSCRPWERCDLLRRLSTFKLAGKLPKVAGPLACAKRGWVNVDVSKIGCELCGAQLDFALPSASSVEEADASIEDLSKQLDRGHKINCPWRGNSCPESLVQFPPTSPSALIGGFKDRSDGLLQFYSLPIVSTSAVEQMRITHGPQIDSFIAKLQIQTSGELGCRAETSFTGDQGPRSYSYAQKLISLCGWEPRWLPNVLDCEEQSAESAKNDYTSDPAKGSAPNPASSKKEFSTSSRKDTGDNDVLGSEFNCESRSPLLDCSLCGATVRIWDFLAASRPVHLTPCGTDTPQTSKKMASTRGISAASGINEWAAAEGVEKERTGDRDEATTSHKRILVSNKGLDLNHKMASGPGRYLINVTSTLDHVQCAGEGSSSRNRQPSRSDIGDLEASYESQGPNTRKRRLDDCETRADRAYLRVQQVDSAERTAANHDNDEIRGSQQFSAGPSKRARDTKTLETLQFSSRNPSGAVPSYSVDIQTKAEENTVNQLNPEKDHVINMPSTRDSTHASSVIAMNMVCHSSDDESMESVENSPADVNDVSFPSVDLNETSELNSSYQAQQSAIIQPPLERTGGETGVSSSDACGEVLNTEILTAQARDGPSFGISGGSIGMGASHEAEIHGTDVSVHRGDSLGDAEPIDEVIENQGQVSEFAPNHGHIGDFVPAEISREDPQGDSQAVVSQSTARADSGSKTIASTKVESVESGEKTSCSMGMLGLENGAHPSLSCNAVVCSAYEVSKEEVTQTRKASYIDDGAHPSLSCNAVVCSAYEVSKEEVTQTGKASYIADSEYHESGNLDANILGTPYRDNSSGRVEFDPIKLHNDYCPWVNGDVAAAGCDSRCSTSDAGTTALCGWQLTLEALDSFQSLGHLPVQTLESESAASMCKGDWFTSSQTLLARNSYVRNRGRN; encoded by the exons ATGAAGCAGGATGGTGTAACCTCTCCAAATCCCAAACCACattctcctcctcctcctccagcTCATGCTGCAAG CTCTGCCGGAGCGTCATCTCCGGCATGCGACCCCGCCGGAGAAGGTAGCCGGCGCTACAAATCGAGCGCCGATTCGTATATGGTCAGTGCTTCAAATCCTTCATGTAGACCCTGGGAACGGTGCGATTTGCTTCGCCGCCTTTCTACTTTCAAGCTCGCCGGAAAATTGCCAAAG GTTGCTGGTCCTTTGGCTTGTGCTAAGAGAGGGTGGGTGAATGTTGATGTTAGTAAGATTGGGTGTGAGTTGTGTGGTGCTCAGTTGGATTTTGCGTTGCCCTCAGCTTCCTCTGTTGAAG AAGCTGATGCTTCCATTGAGGATCTTTCTAAACAGCTTGATAGAGGACACAAAATCAACTGTCCTTGGAGAGGTAATAGCTGTCCAGAAAGCTTGGTACAATTCCCTCCTACTTCACCTTCAGCTCTTATTGGAGGTTTTAAGGACCGGAGTGATGGACTCTTGCAGTTCTACTCTCTTCCCATTGTATCTACGTCTGCAGTTGAGCAGATGCGGATTACACATGGCCCTCAAATTGATAGTTTTATTGCTAAATTGCAAATTCAGACATCTGGAGAATTGGGGTGCAGAGCAGAAACCAGCTTTACTGGAGACCAGGGTCCTCGTTCATACTCATAC GCTCAAAAGCTTATAAGTCTCTGTGGATGGGAGCCAAGGTGGCTTCCTAATGTGCTTGACTGTGAAGAACAGTCGGCTGAATCTGCTAAAAATGATTACACCTCTGATCCAGCCAAAGGCTCTGCACCAAATCCTGCTTCAAGCAAGAAGGAGTTTTCAACTTCTTCCAGGAAAGATACTGGGGATAATGATGTACTTGGTTCAGAATTTAATTGTGAATCTAGGTCACCTTTGTTAGATTGTAGCTTATGTGGAGCCACAGTTAGAATATGGGATTTCTTAGCTGCCTCCCGCCCAGTTCATTTGACTCCCTGTGGTACTGATACCCCTCAAACAAGCAAGAAAATGGCATCAACACGGGGAATAAGTGCAGCTAGTGGCATCAATGAGTGGGCTGCTGCTGAAGGTGTGGAGAAAGAGAGGACTGGAGACCGTGATGAGGCGACAACATCTCATAAAAGGATATTAGTATCCAATAAAGGTTTGGATTTAAATCATAAAATGGCTAGTGGGCCAGGCCGTTATCTAATCAATGTTACTTCGACCTTAGATCATGTGCAATGTGCTGGTGAAGGAAGCAGTTCAAGGAATAGGCAGCCTTCTAGAAGTGATATTGGTGATCTGGAAGCTTCTTATGAATCACAAGGTCCCAATACACGCAAGCGCAGGTTAGATGATTGTGAAACCAGAGCTGACAGGGCATATCTAAGAGTGCAACAGGTTGATAGTGCCGAAAGAACTGCTGCTAACCATGATAATGATGAAATCAGGGGAAGTCAGCAGTTTTCAGCTGGCCCATCAAAGCGTGCCCGCGATACTAAAACTTTGGAAACACTTCAGTTTTCATCAAGAAATCCTTCTGGTGCTGTACCTAGCTATTCAGTGGATATTCAAACAAAAGCAGAGGAAAACACAGTTAACCAGTTGAACCCTGAAAAGGATCATGTTATCAACATGCCTTCTACTAGAGACTCCACTCATGCTTCTTCTGTTATTGCGATGAATATGGTTTGTCACAGTTCAGATGATGAATCAATGGAAAGtgttgaaaattctcctgcagaTGTTAATGATGTAAGTTTCCCTTCTGTTGATTTGAATGAAACGTCAGAGTTGAATAGCAGTTATCAAGCACAACAAAGTGCTATTATCCAACCACCTTTAGAAAGAACAGGAGGAGAAACAGGTGTTAGCAGTTCAGATGCTTGTGGGGAAGTTTTGAACACAGAGATATTGACTGCACAAGCTAGGGACGGTCCTAGTTTTGGTATTAGTGGCGGAAGTATTGGCATGGGTGCAAGTCACGAGGCTGAAATCCATGGGACTGATGTCTCAGTTCACCGAGGTGATAGTTTGGGCGATGCTGAGCCAATTGACGAGGTCATTGAAAATCAGGGCCAAGTTAGTGAATTTGCACCAAATCATGGACATATTGGTGATTTTGTGCCAGCGGAAATAAGTCGAGAAGATCCTCAAGGGGATAGTCAAGCTGTGGTATCTCAGTCTACTGCAAGGGCTGATAGTGGCTCAAAAACTATAGCTTCAACCAAGGTCGAGTCTGTTGAAAGTGGTGAAAAAACCAGCTGTAGCATGGGGATGCTAGGCCTTGAAAATGGTGCTCATCCGTCCCTTTCTTGCAATGCTGTTGTATGTTCTGCCTATGAAGTGTCCAAGGAAGAAGTTACTCAGACTAGGAAGGCATCTTATATTGATGATGGGGCTCATCCGTCCCTTTCTTGCAATGCTGTTGTATGTTCTGCCTATGAAGTGTCCAAGGAAGAAGTTACTCAGACTGGGAAGGCATCTTATATTGCTGATAGTGAATATCATGAATCAGGCAATTTAGATGCCAATATTTTGG GGACTCCTTACAGAGACAACAGTAGTGGACGTGTTGAATTTGATCCAATCAAATTACATAATGACTACTGTCCTTGGGTGAATGGAGATGTTGCGGCTGCCGGCTGTGATAGTCGTTGTTCCACTTCTGATGCGGGTACAACAGCTCTTTGTGGCTGGCAGCTGACTTTGGAAGCCCTAGATTCTTTCCAGTCACTTGGGCATCTTCCAGTGCAAACTCTGGAATCTGAGTCGGCAGCATCCATGTGCAAG